A genomic region of Salvelinus namaycush isolate Seneca chromosome 7, SaNama_1.0, whole genome shotgun sequence contains the following coding sequences:
- the LOC120050310 gene encoding putative protein TPRXL, with amino-acid sequence MVTCGTLVKIWTLAVVIAALGCTGTVDGEKLVSCCRTVSRTEVTDPITGYWIQNYNAPCVRAVIFETEKGLFCSYHKQPWVRRKIQQFEMARLSSTFLSLSSPTSLTSTSTPTTTSLPSSPPSINSSPPSLTSTSTSLTSSPSSSPPSLTSTPTFLPSSPLSVFSSLFPLSSSSPGVPSSPPSLSSSPSYLLSSLFPASSSPPSISSSPPSFSSPRHRESTKNASTQQSTSNQ; translated from the exons ATGGTGACCTGTGGAACTCTGGTGAAGATCTGGACATTAGCCGTCGTCATAGCAGCACTGGGCTGTACTGGGACAG TAGATGGAGAGAAGCTGGTGTCGTGCTGTAGGACAGTGTCTAGGACAGAGGTGACCGATCCCATCACAGGCTACTGGATTCAGAACTATAATGCTCCTTGTGTACGGGCCGTCAT CTTTGAGACGGAGAAGGGTCTGTTCTGTAGTTACCATAAACAACCCTGGGTACGCAGAAAGATTCAGCAGTTTGA AATGGCCCGTCTGAGCTCAAcatttctctcgctctcctctccaacctctctcacctccacctccacccctaCCAC TACCTCCttaccctcctctccaccctccatcaactcctctcctccctctctcacttccaCCAGTACCTCCttaacctcctctccctcctcctctcctccctctctcacctccacCCCTACCTtcttaccctcctctcctctttctgttttctcctctcttttccctctttcctcctcttctccaggtgtaccttcctctcctccctctctttcctcctctccttcctatctcctctcctctcttttccctgcctcttcctctcctccctctatctcttcctctcctccctctttctcctccccccgtCATCGGGAATCGACCAAGAATGCCTCAACTCAACAGTCAACATCCAACCAATAG